In a genomic window of Candidatus Tumulicola sp.:
- a CDS encoding alpha/beta fold hydrolase yields the protein MHTGPIDTVIFVHGYSVRDLNSFNKLPALLQADGIAATSIYLAGFVSLDDYLGCDDLADALERRIASLIAEHGIDLGRTMLVAHSTGALVARRWILNRRATKKAVAETATLSHFVSCAGANHGSTMAQLGRTELAYLFRTLTQGQSVGKRVLEDLDYGSDFLLQLNREWLDAWNDAAEPLYAETFASAWVAAITPSGRII from the coding sequence ATGCACACCGGACCGATCGACACCGTCATCTTCGTGCACGGCTACAGCGTGCGCGACCTCAACAGTTTCAACAAACTTCCCGCCCTCTTACAGGCCGACGGGATCGCCGCGACCTCTATCTACCTTGCCGGATTCGTGTCGCTCGACGATTATCTCGGCTGCGACGACTTAGCGGATGCGTTGGAGCGGCGTATCGCGTCGCTGATCGCCGAACACGGGATCGATCTCGGAAGAACAATGCTCGTCGCGCATTCGACCGGAGCTCTTGTCGCTCGACGATGGATCCTTAACCGGCGTGCGACCAAAAAGGCCGTGGCGGAGACCGCAACGCTGAGCCACTTTGTTTCGTGCGCCGGCGCCAATCACGGTTCGACGATGGCGCAGCTCGGGCGTACCGAACTCGCTTATCTCTTTCGAACGTTGACCCAAGGACAGTCGGTCGGTAAGCGTGTGTTGGAAGATCTCGACTACGGCAGCGACTTTCTGCTGCAACTCAATCGCGAGTGGCTCGATGCGTGGAACGATGCAGCAGAGCCGTTATATGCCGAGACGTTTGCTTCAGCATGGGTGGCAGCGATCACACCTTCTGGCAGAATCATTTGA
- the gatC gene encoding Asp-tRNA(Asn)/Glu-tRNA(Gln) amidotransferase subunit GatC: MQSDSIDVRYVARLARIALTDEEVDRFSEQLGDLLHHVDALSELDTNSVAATAQVVESRNVTRSDERRPSLDRETVLEQAPRRQGNFFRVPRIIAE; this comes from the coding sequence GTGCAATCCGATTCCATCGACGTCCGCTACGTCGCACGACTGGCGCGCATCGCATTGACCGACGAAGAAGTCGACCGCTTTTCGGAGCAGCTCGGCGATTTGCTGCATCACGTCGACGCGCTATCCGAACTGGACACCAATAGCGTCGCGGCGACCGCGCAAGTGGTAGAGTCGCGCAACGTCACGCGCTCCGACGAGCGCCGGCCGTCGTTGGATCGCGAGACGGTTCTCGAACAAGCGCCGCGCAGGCAGGGCAACTTCTTTCGCGTCCCGCGGATTATCGCCGAATAA
- the gatB gene encoding Asp-tRNA(Asn)/Glu-tRNA(Gln) amidotransferase subunit GatB: protein MNWEAVIGIECHVELKTQTKMFCGCPNEFGAEPNTNVCPVCLGMPGALPVPNRVAIEHMVRAGLAFGAEIPAFSKFDRKNYFYPDMPKDYQISQFDMPLTSGGEVKYWLDDGTMKSCRLTRIHLEEDTGKSSHAGSGDGRIAGSEYSLVDFNRAGVPLMECVSEPEIRSSQDAVAYLTSLRETLLQLDVSDVKMEEGSLRCDANVSIRPVGATELGTKTEIKNMNSFRSVQRAIDSEIRRQIETVEAGGRVVQETRGWDEARGETHTMRSKEEAHDYRYFPDPDLVPMELQGDDIDRLRSSLAELPWQRFQRLTGEYGLNVKQAGQLIDNARLAEYFDRVVTASRNPQQSTNFVLGDLSRLANESGVAVADSKASPDDVAELIAMVDAKTINSKIAKTLVERMWKGDGSPKAIVEREGLSQTSDPGAVETFVDDVLAANPNIVAEYRAGKTNVAGFLVGQIMKASRGKADPALVNTVLKRKLE from the coding sequence GTGAATTGGGAAGCGGTGATCGGCATCGAGTGCCACGTCGAGTTGAAGACGCAGACGAAGATGTTCTGTGGTTGTCCGAACGAGTTCGGCGCCGAGCCCAACACCAACGTTTGTCCGGTTTGTTTGGGAATGCCGGGCGCGTTGCCCGTGCCCAATCGCGTCGCAATCGAGCACATGGTGCGAGCCGGTCTCGCGTTCGGTGCGGAGATTCCGGCATTTTCGAAGTTCGACCGCAAGAATTATTTTTATCCGGACATGCCGAAAGATTATCAGATCTCGCAGTTCGACATGCCGTTGACGTCGGGCGGCGAGGTGAAGTATTGGCTCGACGACGGAACGATGAAATCGTGCCGCCTGACGCGCATCCATTTGGAAGAGGACACCGGCAAGTCGTCGCACGCCGGCTCGGGCGACGGTCGCATCGCCGGCAGCGAGTATTCGTTGGTCGACTTCAACCGCGCGGGCGTTCCGCTGATGGAGTGCGTCTCCGAACCGGAGATTCGTAGCTCGCAAGACGCCGTCGCGTATCTTACGTCGCTGCGCGAGACGTTGCTGCAGCTCGACGTCAGCGACGTAAAGATGGAAGAAGGCTCGCTGCGCTGCGATGCCAACGTGTCGATCCGGCCGGTCGGGGCCACCGAGCTCGGAACGAAGACCGAGATCAAAAACATGAACTCGTTTCGTTCGGTTCAGCGGGCAATCGATAGCGAAATCCGGCGGCAGATTGAGACGGTCGAAGCCGGCGGCCGCGTGGTTCAAGAGACGCGCGGCTGGGACGAAGCGCGTGGCGAAACACACACCATGCGAAGCAAAGAAGAAGCGCACGATTACCGCTATTTCCCCGATCCCGATCTGGTTCCGATGGAACTCCAGGGCGACGATATCGACCGGCTGCGCTCGAGCTTAGCGGAGTTACCGTGGCAGCGCTTTCAAAGGCTCACCGGCGAATACGGGCTGAACGTCAAGCAAGCCGGTCAACTGATCGACAACGCGCGGCTGGCCGAGTATTTCGATCGTGTCGTCACCGCGAGCCGGAATCCACAGCAGTCGACCAACTTCGTGTTAGGCGATCTTTCGCGCCTGGCAAACGAGAGCGGCGTGGCCGTAGCCGATTCGAAGGCGTCCCCTGACGATGTCGCCGAGCTGATCGCTATGGTCGATGCGAAAACGATCAACTCGAAGATCGCCAAGACGCTGGTCGAACGGATGTGGAAGGGCGATGGCTCGCCCAAAGCGATCGTCGAGCGCGAAGGTCTGTCGCAGACGAGCGATCCGGGAGCGGTCGAAACGTTCGTCGACGACGTGCTTGCGGCCAATCCGAACATCGTCGCGGAATACCGCGCCGGCAAGACCAACGTCGCTGGTTTCTTGGTTGGCCAAATCATGAAGGCGTCGCGCGGAAAAGCCGATCCAGCCTTGGTGAACACCGTTCTGAAGCGCAAGCTGGAATAA
- a CDS encoding NTP transferase domain-containing protein: protein MRFAYVVLAAGSSRRMGRDKLTSPLSGRSPLERLAALLNGRAVAIVTTASRLETCKQLMPNAIALVNERPQDGMTSSLRVSLESVADHECIGVLLGDKPLLARETLDRLESIVSWSPLDIVYPQSATGVPGHPVYLSRRARAHVAHLPNGDTLRELRGHALLTSAAIPCDDAGAFLDIDTQDDWLRAERFARTFDR, encoded by the coding sequence ATGCGTTTTGCGTACGTCGTGTTAGCCGCGGGATCGTCGAGACGAATGGGACGCGACAAGCTGACCTCGCCGCTCTCGGGGAGGTCGCCGTTGGAACGCCTCGCGGCGTTGCTGAACGGGCGAGCGGTGGCGATCGTTACTACGGCGTCGCGTTTGGAAACGTGCAAGCAACTGATGCCGAATGCGATCGCGCTGGTGAACGAACGTCCGCAAGACGGAATGACGTCATCGCTGCGCGTGTCGCTAGAATCTGTCGCGGATCACGAGTGCATCGGAGTTTTATTGGGTGACAAGCCGCTGCTGGCGAGAGAGACGCTCGATCGACTAGAATCGATCGTGTCGTGGTCGCCGCTCGACATCGTGTATCCGCAGTCGGCAACCGGCGTTCCGGGCCATCCCGTGTATCTGTCGCGTCGAGCCCGAGCGCACGTCGCCCATTTGCCGAACGGCGACACGCTGCGTGAACTCCGCGGGCATGCCCTGTTAACCTCGGCCGCGATTCCTTGCGACGATGCCGGCGCATTTCTCGACATCGATACGCAAGACGACTGGCTCCGCGCCGAACGCTTCGCGCGGACCTTTGACCGCTAA
- the gatA gene encoding Asp-tRNA(Asn)/Glu-tRNA(Gln) amidotransferase subunit GatA, with amino-acid sequence MSDFSIERGAADIARAVTAGSLSAADIVEAVLSRVDAVDGSVGAYLTPLHDLARGTAANVDARVRAGERLPLAGVPLAVKDNMCLTGTRTTAGSKILEHWVAPYTATAVARLLNAGCVPIGKANLDEFAMGSSCENSALGVTRNPYDLSRVPGGSSGGSAAAVAALEATIALGSDTGGSIREPAAFCNLVGFKPTYGRVSRYGLIAFASSLDQIGPLTRSVEDAALTYDAMAGFDTMDATSLDREVEPSATALREDLRGLRIGLVRQFDTKLLGTDVDAIYKKAYDDLAACGAEIVEVTLPTADYGLATYYLIAPAECSSNLSRFDGVRYGLRVEAKDVQAMYEETRAAGFGPEVKRRILIGTHALSSGYYDAYYVRAQKARTLIAHDFEKAFAGCDLIACPAASSPAFAFNAKSDPYSMYMMDYYTIPMSLAGLPALSVPCGWVTPPGGSAPMPLGLQLCAPLFAEPLLLGAAHAYERATKHATQHSPRVEAVSP; translated from the coding sequence GTGAGCGACTTCTCGATCGAACGCGGCGCGGCCGACATCGCGCGCGCCGTTACCGCAGGTTCCCTTTCGGCGGCAGACATCGTCGAAGCCGTCTTGTCGCGCGTCGACGCGGTCGATGGTTCGGTTGGAGCATACTTAACGCCGTTGCACGATCTCGCACGCGGCACCGCTGCGAACGTCGACGCGCGCGTCCGAGCCGGTGAGCGGCTCCCACTCGCGGGCGTGCCGTTAGCCGTAAAAGACAACATGTGTCTGACCGGAACGCGGACTACCGCCGGCAGTAAAATTTTGGAACATTGGGTCGCGCCGTATACGGCTACCGCCGTAGCGCGTTTGCTGAATGCCGGTTGCGTTCCGATCGGTAAGGCGAATCTCGACGAATTTGCGATGGGCAGTTCGTGCGAAAACTCGGCGTTGGGTGTCACGCGCAATCCGTACGACTTGTCACGCGTTCCCGGCGGATCCAGCGGCGGTTCGGCCGCCGCCGTCGCCGCGCTCGAAGCGACCATCGCGCTGGGTAGCGATACCGGTGGATCGATCCGCGAACCGGCGGCGTTCTGCAATCTGGTCGGATTCAAACCGACGTACGGACGCGTTTCGCGCTACGGTTTAATCGCATTCGCCTCGAGCCTCGACCAGATCGGTCCGCTCACGCGTTCGGTCGAGGATGCGGCGCTGACCTACGATGCGATGGCGGGCTTCGACACGATGGACGCGACGTCGCTCGACCGCGAGGTCGAGCCGTCGGCGACTGCGTTGCGCGAGGATTTACGAGGCCTGCGCATCGGTTTGGTTCGCCAATTCGACACGAAGCTGTTAGGCACCGACGTCGACGCCATCTACAAGAAGGCGTACGACGACTTGGCCGCATGCGGTGCCGAGATCGTCGAGGTCACACTACCGACGGCCGACTACGGCCTCGCGACCTATTATTTGATCGCGCCGGCCGAATGCTCGTCGAACCTGTCGCGCTTCGACGGCGTGCGCTACGGCTTGCGTGTCGAGGCAAAAGACGTACAAGCAATGTACGAGGAAACGCGTGCCGCGGGCTTCGGGCCCGAGGTGAAGCGCCGCATCTTGATCGGAACGCACGCATTGTCGAGCGGCTATTACGACGCATACTACGTTCGCGCACAAAAAGCGCGGACGCTCATCGCGCACGATTTCGAAAAAGCGTTCGCGGGCTGCGATCTGATCGCGTGTCCGGCGGCGAGTTCTCCGGCGTTCGCATTCAACGCGAAGAGCGATCCGTACAGTATGTATATGATGGACTACTACACGATTCCGATGTCGCTCGCCGGTCTTCCGGCGCTATCCGTGCCGTGCGGGTGGGTGACGCCGCCGGGTGGGAGCGCTCCGATGCCGCTCGGCTTACAACTCTGTGCACCGCTGTTCGCCGAGCCGTTGTTGCTCGGCGCCGCTCACGCCTACGAGCGTGCAACCAAACATGCTACCCAGCATTCACCGCGCGTCGAGGCGGTGTCGCCGTGA
- a CDS encoding cell envelope integrity protein TolA: MLSGRRGDRERGPLLWAFVVSLALHALLVPLGAWNWIVLAPLVPPHTERVVASTAVRIDRHPIPVPRTPPATRPVPQPRPQTAQRAAQPVAPVAPRPSAAPKHELSRQDARATPQPQTTAPPTPGKPAAEAAAPSVSEQIARQEQNFARVAAQLRTTNNPLSLATVKRQAPAAFRRSYFDAPGHVQENAVQMQLIPLRRWSSGATICYYARYVAQFATGAGEDGTIPWPVCYPAGDDRIANPPYVHDVPLPLPPLGYVLPSGTYLTPLLSRIYAGREPPR; the protein is encoded by the coding sequence ATGCTTTCCGGACGGCGCGGCGATCGCGAGCGGGGGCCACTGCTTTGGGCGTTCGTTGTCTCGCTCGCGTTGCACGCACTGCTTGTGCCGTTAGGCGCGTGGAATTGGATCGTACTCGCTCCACTCGTTCCGCCGCATACCGAACGCGTCGTTGCGTCCACCGCCGTTCGCATCGATCGGCACCCGATTCCGGTTCCGCGAACTCCCCCGGCCACTCGTCCCGTTCCACAGCCGCGGCCGCAAACGGCGCAACGCGCCGCGCAGCCGGTCGCTCCAGTCGCGCCGCGCCCTTCGGCCGCGCCCAAACACGAGTTGTCACGACAAGATGCCCGAGCCACGCCGCAACCGCAAACCACCGCTCCGCCGACGCCCGGCAAGCCCGCGGCCGAGGCGGCGGCACCATCGGTGAGCGAACAGATCGCACGGCAAGAGCAGAACTTCGCTCGCGTCGCCGCCCAGTTGCGAACGACCAACAACCCGCTGAGCTTAGCTACGGTAAAACGTCAAGCGCCGGCAGCGTTCCGGCGATCGTACTTCGATGCTCCCGGACACGTTCAAGAAAACGCCGTTCAGATGCAGTTGATTCCCTTGCGGCGTTGGTCGTCGGGGGCGACGATCTGCTATTACGCGCGCTACGTCGCACAGTTTGCCACGGGTGCGGGCGAGGACGGCACGATTCCCTGGCCCGTCTGCTATCCGGCGGGCGACGACAGGATTGCTAATCCGCCATACGTGCACGACGTACCGCTTCCACTTCCTCCGCTTGGGTACGTGCTGCCATCCGGGACGTACCTCACGCCGTTGTTGTCTCGGATCTACGCCGGCCGCGAGCCCCCGCGCTAA
- the rlmD gene encoding 23S rRNA (uracil(1939)-C(5))-methyltransferase RlmD — translation MTINAAAKPDGAPRAGDQLELDFHDLLANGQAVGRHAGLVVFCFGPLPGERALVQISDVKPKYAVAGLIQLLVESPERAEPFCPVFGECGGCQIQHWTYPAQLAWKKRVVVNALERIGGFRDVEVNDTAGMAAPRNYRNKMSLVVAREGDRTPLGFYRQRSHDVVPIDACPIVLPQLSGYVEALQHPPSPDAARAIASSRHIVARASLDGTAVVTLTTDRPSDEAERAATGLLASLPGASGLTNSYDLGSANAILGKKQRLLAGNAEIEETIDALRYRVSSSSFFQVNTNVVARIFEYLDARAPRVGRVLDLYCGVGTFSLFFARRGADVLGIEESAGAIEEARANAELNGLSKRVRFAKGRVERIAADERGRNELAACELAFLDPPRKGSDEAALDALAAAGVPSIWYLSCDPATLARDLKFLTAKGYRLGTVQPFDMFPQTGHVEALATLERQS, via the coding sequence TTGACGATCAACGCGGCGGCTAAGCCGGACGGAGCGCCACGGGCCGGTGACCAGCTCGAACTCGATTTCCACGATCTTCTCGCCAACGGACAGGCCGTCGGCCGGCATGCCGGCTTGGTGGTGTTTTGTTTTGGTCCGCTTCCCGGCGAACGCGCTTTGGTGCAAATTTCCGACGTCAAGCCGAAGTACGCCGTCGCCGGGCTCATCCAACTGCTGGTCGAATCGCCGGAACGTGCCGAACCGTTTTGCCCGGTCTTTGGAGAATGCGGGGGCTGCCAGATCCAGCACTGGACGTATCCGGCACAGCTCGCTTGGAAGAAGCGCGTCGTCGTCAACGCGCTCGAACGCATCGGCGGTTTTCGGGACGTCGAAGTCAACGACACCGCCGGCATGGCGGCCCCGCGAAATTATCGCAACAAAATGTCGCTCGTGGTTGCCCGTGAGGGTGACCGCACACCACTCGGCTTTTATCGCCAGCGCTCGCACGACGTCGTGCCGATCGATGCATGTCCGATCGTGTTACCGCAGTTAAGCGGGTACGTCGAGGCGTTACAGCATCCGCCTAGCCCGGATGCGGCGCGCGCGATTGCGTCGTCGCGGCACATCGTTGCGCGCGCTTCGTTGGATGGAACGGCAGTCGTGACGTTGACGACCGACCGCCCGTCGGACGAGGCCGAGCGCGCAGCAACCGGACTGTTGGCATCCTTGCCCGGCGCCTCGGGCCTCACAAACTCCTACGACCTTGGGAGCGCGAATGCGATCCTCGGAAAGAAGCAACGTCTGTTGGCCGGCAACGCGGAAATCGAGGAGACCATCGACGCCTTGCGCTATCGCGTTTCGTCGTCGTCATTCTTTCAGGTAAACACGAATGTCGTAGCGCGCATCTTCGAGTATCTCGATGCGCGCGCGCCGCGCGTAGGGCGGGTGCTGGACCTCTACTGCGGCGTCGGCACGTTCTCGCTATTTTTTGCGCGCCGCGGCGCCGACGTGCTTGGTATCGAAGAAAGCGCGGGAGCGATCGAGGAAGCTCGAGCGAACGCGGAGCTCAACGGCTTATCGAAGCGCGTTCGATTCGCGAAGGGCCGCGTGGAGCGCATCGCCGCCGACGAACGTGGGCGAAACGAGTTAGCCGCATGCGAATTAGCGTTTTTGGATCCCCCACGCAAGGGCAGTGACGAGGCTGCGCTGGACGCCTTGGCTGCGGCCGGTGTGCCATCGATCTGGTATCTCTCGTGCGACCCGGCGACGTTAGCCCGGGATTTGAAGTTCCTCACGGCAAAAGGATATCGCCTCGGAACCGTGCAGCCGTTCGACATGTTCCCGCAAACGGGACACGTTGAGGCGCTGGCCACGCTCGAGCGACAATCCTAA
- a CDS encoding Smr/MutS family protein, translating to MLADEKTLEALDFERIRERVVGATRTQRGRGLAEALSPELAFDLVAVQQRRTAAARDLVASADFHVMAAIDTGELTKTAALGRTLGAIELRAVGDALAAAAAAYNVAGHDPVLREVTVGYVPVKELQRAIVDGIDERGVVLDRASPALGRIRRSLVQAQSDARDRVGSILRSSRYANAIQDQVVTIREGRFVVPIKAEFSGEFPGIVHDTSSSGQTLFVEPLAALETNNRLRTLRLEEEREIQRILGELSRRVGADASAIEGNIDILADLDGIVAKAQVAKSMDAVQPLLRDEAAIDVRNGRHPLLGGRAVPQSIAVDDETRVVVISGPNMGGKTVALKLVGLFTIMTYCGMQIPASDGSSVGRFDRVVADIGDEQSIVANASTFSAHLDRMRDALTGAGPRTLVLVDEIGGGTEPNAGAALAVAMLERLLEAGSRAVVTTHATELKLFAHAAAGVANASVRFDARTFAPTFHLDIGAPGQSLAFPLARAVGIDESIVDAAQRLLDNKERDYESALAELSERSAELHERTRALEGERADLRRELERVRGDRDQLDAERRSFALRAEDRMRDALRDFVRDLQQRAEEREQRRPKATPAQSQLLSQTLDAMHRDLGIRPEAPGTLDNGAFASGDPVRITSLRQDGSVVEDYGRNVLVAIGPMKTVVDKTDVVRRQVAPARTLRAGGGTPRLEAATRSSAELDVRGKRFVDAEPIVEQWLDEAMLAGNSPLRLIHGKGTGMLGRGLQEYLRSHPAVSSVRYGNEEEGSAGVTIVDLRE from the coding sequence ATGCTCGCCGACGAGAAGACGCTCGAGGCGCTCGACTTCGAACGGATTCGCGAACGCGTCGTCGGAGCGACACGCACGCAGCGCGGCCGCGGTCTGGCCGAGGCGCTGTCTCCAGAGCTTGCGTTCGATCTGGTGGCGGTGCAGCAGCGCCGCACCGCTGCGGCGCGCGATTTAGTGGCTTCCGCCGATTTCCACGTGATGGCGGCGATCGATACCGGCGAGTTAACGAAGACGGCGGCGCTCGGGCGCACGCTCGGCGCCATCGAGTTGCGCGCGGTTGGCGATGCGTTAGCGGCCGCAGCCGCGGCGTATAACGTCGCCGGCCACGATCCCGTGTTGCGTGAGGTCACCGTCGGGTACGTGCCGGTGAAAGAATTGCAGCGCGCTATCGTCGACGGCATCGACGAACGCGGTGTCGTGCTGGATCGCGCCTCTCCGGCGCTGGGGCGCATTCGCCGTTCGCTCGTGCAAGCACAGTCGGATGCGCGCGATCGCGTCGGCTCGATCTTGCGTTCGTCGCGGTATGCTAATGCGATTCAAGATCAGGTCGTAACGATTCGCGAAGGCCGGTTCGTCGTGCCGATCAAGGCCGAGTTTTCCGGTGAGTTTCCCGGTATCGTCCACGATACGAGTTCGAGCGGCCAGACGCTATTCGTGGAGCCGCTAGCGGCGCTCGAAACCAACAATCGCTTGCGCACGCTACGACTCGAAGAAGAGCGCGAGATTCAGCGCATCTTAGGCGAGTTGTCGCGACGCGTCGGGGCCGATGCGAGCGCGATCGAAGGCAATATCGACATTCTGGCCGACCTCGATGGTATCGTCGCGAAAGCGCAGGTTGCAAAATCGATGGACGCGGTGCAGCCACTGTTGCGCGACGAAGCCGCAATCGACGTACGCAACGGACGGCATCCGTTGCTTGGCGGGCGCGCGGTGCCGCAATCGATCGCGGTGGACGACGAGACGCGCGTCGTCGTGATCAGCGGTCCCAACATGGGCGGCAAGACGGTCGCGCTCAAACTCGTTGGGCTGTTCACCATCATGACGTACTGCGGCATGCAGATACCCGCATCCGACGGCTCGTCGGTCGGACGGTTCGACCGCGTCGTGGCGGACATCGGCGACGAACAGTCGATCGTCGCCAACGCGTCGACCTTTTCGGCCCACCTCGATCGCATGCGCGATGCGCTGACCGGTGCCGGCCCGCGCACGCTGGTGTTGGTCGACGAGATCGGTGGCGGCACCGAGCCGAACGCCGGTGCCGCACTGGCGGTAGCGATGCTCGAGCGCTTATTGGAGGCCGGGTCGCGGGCGGTGGTGACCACGCATGCGACCGAACTCAAACTGTTCGCCCATGCGGCCGCAGGCGTGGCCAATGCGAGCGTCCGCTTCGACGCGCGCACGTTCGCGCCGACCTTTCATCTCGATATCGGTGCACCCGGGCAGTCGCTGGCGTTCCCGCTGGCGCGCGCTGTGGGCATCGACGAATCGATTGTCGACGCGGCGCAACGGCTGTTGGATAATAAAGAACGAGATTATGAGTCTGCATTGGCCGAATTGTCGGAACGTTCGGCCGAACTCCACGAGCGTACTCGGGCGCTCGAAGGCGAGCGCGCCGACCTGCGCCGCGAACTCGAACGGGTACGCGGCGACCGCGACCAGCTCGACGCCGAGCGCAGAAGTTTTGCCTTGCGCGCCGAGGACCGAATGCGCGATGCGCTGCGCGATTTTGTGCGCGATTTGCAACAGCGAGCCGAAGAGCGCGAGCAGCGACGACCCAAGGCCACGCCGGCACAATCCCAACTGCTCTCGCAGACGCTCGATGCGATGCATCGAGACCTCGGCATCCGGCCCGAAGCACCTGGAACCCTCGACAACGGCGCGTTTGCGTCCGGCGATCCGGTGCGGATCACGTCCTTGCGCCAAGATGGCAGCGTGGTCGAGGATTACGGTAGAAACGTTCTGGTCGCGATTGGGCCGATGAAGACCGTCGTCGACAAGACCGACGTGGTGCGACGGCAAGTCGCGCCGGCGCGAACGTTGCGAGCCGGCGGCGGGACGCCGCGGCTGGAGGCAGCGACGCGCAGTTCGGCGGAGTTGGACGTTCGAGGAAAGCGATTCGTGGACGCCGAGCCGATCGTCGAGCAATGGCTCGACGAGGCGATGCTGGCAGGCAACTCGCCTTTGCGGTTGATTCACGGAAAAGGTACCGGAATGTTAGGCCGCGGGCTGCAAGAGTATCTACGTTCGCACCCGGCGGTTAGCAGCGTGCGCTACGGTAACGAAGAGGAGGGCTCTGCGGGCGTGACCATCGTGGACCTGCGCGAATGA